The proteins below are encoded in one region of Synchiropus splendidus isolate RoL2022-P1 chromosome 13, RoL_Sspl_1.0, whole genome shotgun sequence:
- the LOC128769390 gene encoding BMP/retinoic acid-inducible neural-specific protein 3-like: MSGQRSSHKRLSLGWKRAALCLWLCCCWSSAVATGEAPSGSLGWLLSDKGPFHQCLEFTEAAERYQQGFNTRYKIYREFGRWKVNSLAVEKRDGVSGSGGLALPLEPEFMHTVRQLGRRPTLQAITENLIKKYGTHLLLSATLGGEESLTIFVDKKKLGQEASALSIEGSRSGRNSSNSTGPVTLEALHQLAASYFTDRESTLRRLHHLQIASTAIRVSETRTGPLGCSNYDNLDTVSSVLVHSPENKVQLQGLQVVLPNYLQGRFVQAALDYIGCKSEGQFKCQNGDCWCECGADFPGCNCPHADLDTLENNLVSIRDAWRLVNQEFEESEEFQGFVGKLPTHYALNTSVVEHLWRNEASLLQRYRQLETSSNQLLTKARRTANKLFSLSKRCQKQPKIVLQRPRSLHYWLGFTLSLLYCSENKQVGVYSDQSHSCSCPYNHPPCQGVIPCSVGDGPRCASCSSENRTRCSGCNTGFILTQGACRHAVPDPTEPYLGLESDRDLQDIELRYLLQRRDPRLSLHAVFVSNDVRINTWFDPSWRKRMLLTLKSNRVKSNRVHMLLGLSVQFCLTKNSTMEPALSIFVNPFGGSHSESWTMPVGQHGYPDWERTRLEIPLDCYNWTLSLGNRWKTFFETVHFYLRSRVREGATGGNKNTTAYYEPPEGTEPSNVGYMKVNSMQLFGYSVYFDPEAIQDLILQIDYPYTQGSQDSALLQLVELRYRVNRLSPPGAPHVDLFACLLRHRLKLSSADVSRILAALQAFSSKQPDHLEYEANKLCS, translated from the exons AGAGTTTGGTCGATGGAAGGTCAACAGCCTGGCAGTGGAGAAACGAGACGGTGTCAGTGGAAGTGGCGGCCTGGCTCTACCGCTCGAGCCCGAATTCATGCACACCGTCCGCCAGCTGGGTAGACGGCCAACGCTCCAGGCGATAACCGAGAATCTCATCAAGAAATATGGAACCCACCTCCTGCTGTCTGCCACACTGGGAG GGGAGGAGTCTTTGACCATATTTGTGGACAAGAAGAAGCTCGGCCAGGAGGCCTCTGCGCTGAGCATTGAGGGCAGTCGCAGTGGCAGAAACAGCTCCAACAGCACGGGGCCGGTGACCCTGGAGGCCCTTCACCAGCTCGCTGCTTCCTACTTCACCGACAGAGAGAGCACACTGCGCCGactccaccaccttcagatcGCCTCGACCGCCATACGG GTGAGCGAAACCAGAACCGGGCCGCTCGGATGCAGCAACTACGACAATCTCGACACCGTCAGTTCCGTGTTGGTGCACAGCCCAGAAAACAAGGTTCAACTCCAAG GGCTGCAGGTCGTCCTCCCCAACTACCTACAAGGTCGCTTCGTTCAGGCAGCGCTGGACTACATTGGCTGTAAATCAGAGGGGCAGTTTAAGTGCCAGAATGGCGACTGCTGGTGCGAGTGCGGCGCGGACTTCCCTGGCTGCAACTGTCCTCACGCCGATCTGGACACACTGGAGAATAACCTCGTGAGCATCCGCGACGCCTGGAGGCTTGTCAACCAGGAGTTTGAGGAATCAG AGGAGTTCCAAGGTTTTGTTGGGAAACTGCCAACACATTACGCTCTGAACACATCTGTCGTGGAACACTTATGGAGGAATGAAGCCAGCCTGCTGCAGCGCTACAGGCAGCTGGAGACCAGCAGCAACCAGCTTCTCACCAAAGCTCGCCGCACGGCTAACAAGCTCTTCAGCCTCAGCAAGCGGTGCCAGAAGCAGCCCAAAATAGTCCTGCAGAGGCCCAG GTCCCTCCACTACTGGCTGGGCttcactctctccctcctctaCTGCAGCGAGAACAAACAGGTTGGTGTCTACAGCGACCAGAGCCACAGCTGCTCCTGCCCGTACAATCACCCGCCCTGCCAGGGCGTCATCCCCTGCTCGGTGGGCGACGGCCCTCGCTGTGCCTCTTGTTCCTCCGAGAACCGCACGCGATGTTCCGGCTGTAACACCGGCTTCATCTTGACCCAAGGGGCCTGCAGACACGCGGTGCCTGACCCCACTGAGCCCTACCTGGGCTTGGAGAGCGACCGGGACTTGCAGGACATTGAGTTGCGTTACCTGCTCCAGCGCCGTGACCCGCGCCTCTCCCTGCATGCAGTGTTTGTGAGCAATGATGTGAGGATAAACACGTGGTTCGACCCGTCGTGGAGGAAACGGATGCTTCTCACCCTGAAGAGCAACCGAGTGAAATCCAACCGTGTTCACATGCTCCTGGGTCTCTCCGTGCAGTTCTGCCTGACTAAGAACAGCACCATGGAGCCTGCACTGTCTATTTTTGTGAACCCGTTCGGGGGGAGCCACTCGGAGAGCTGGACCATGCCTGTAGGTCAACACGGGTACCCGGACTGGGAGCGGACCAGGCTGGAGATCCCGCTGGACTGCTACAACTGGACACTCTCTTTGGGGAACAGATGGAAGACTTTTTTTGAGACGGTTCATTTCTACCTGCGAAGTCGCGTCAGAGAGGGAGCGACGGGGGGCAATAAGAACACCACAGCCTACTACGAGCCCCCCGAGGGAACAGAGCCCTCTAATGTCGGCTATATGAAAGTGAACAGCATGCAGCTGTTTGGTTACAGCGTGTACTTTGACCCCGAGGCGATCCAGGATCTGATTCTGCAGATAGACTACCCGTACACTCAGGGATCACAGGACTCggctctgctgcagctggtggaGCTGCGCTACAGGGTGAACCGCCTCTCGCCTCCGGGGGCGCCACACGTGGATCTGTTCGCCTGCCTGCTCCGCCACAGACTCAAGTTGTCCAGCGCGGACGTGAGCAGGATACTCGCTGCCCTGCAAGCTTTCAGCTCCAAACAACCCGACCACTTGGAGTACGAGGCCAATAAACTCTGCAGCTAA